From one Mycolicibacterium sp. HK-90 genomic stretch:
- a CDS encoding SDR family NAD(P)-dependent oxidoreductase — MTGELAGRTVLVTGAGRGIGRAEALYLAAAGANVVVNDPGVQIDGRGGDDGVAAAVVDEIRGRGGRAVADNGSVTKWADVQRMVDLAVAEFGDLHAVVNNATIEVNKGLEQLSEAEFDDVVAVKLKGTFAVSRCATSYWRSRVDAGVRADRAIVNTASGSGLLNPLPTQTNYAAANAGVAAMTVVHALELRRLGVRVNCVSPSMVRTRLTNSVPGMDQTPSVGQPDPKDPMVVAPVVAYLSSEGCPLTGQVLSVRGGAIAVNQGWTRGAQVDKQAGLWTVPELAKNLATLPLEDPFDRLASALGDALGSRGREELEAMVNAELDKR, encoded by the coding sequence GTGACGGGCGAATTGGCTGGACGGACTGTGCTGGTGACCGGCGCGGGTCGGGGTATCGGGCGGGCAGAGGCGCTGTATCTCGCGGCAGCGGGTGCGAACGTCGTGGTGAACGACCCCGGCGTGCAAATCGATGGGCGCGGAGGCGATGACGGCGTCGCCGCCGCAGTGGTCGACGAGATTCGTGGGCGCGGTGGCCGAGCGGTGGCAGACAACGGCAGCGTCACCAAATGGGCGGACGTCCAGCGCATGGTCGACCTGGCCGTCGCGGAGTTCGGCGACCTGCATGCCGTCGTCAACAACGCCACCATTGAGGTGAACAAGGGCCTCGAACAGTTGTCGGAGGCCGAATTTGACGACGTCGTCGCGGTGAAGCTGAAAGGGACCTTCGCGGTGAGCCGTTGCGCCACGTCGTACTGGCGCAGCCGGGTGGACGCAGGGGTGCGCGCCGACCGCGCCATCGTCAACACCGCTTCGGGTTCGGGCCTGCTCAATCCGCTTCCCACACAAACGAATTACGCGGCGGCGAACGCCGGAGTCGCGGCCATGACCGTGGTGCACGCGCTGGAACTGCGGCGGCTGGGGGTCCGAGTCAACTGCGTCAGCCCGTCGATGGTGCGTACTCGGTTGACCAACTCGGTGCCCGGCATGGATCAGACGCCGTCAGTGGGGCAACCGGACCCGAAGGACCCTATGGTGGTGGCCCCCGTCGTCGCGTACCTGAGCAGCGAGGGGTGTCCCCTGACCGGCCAGGTGCTATCGGTGCGCGGCGGTGCAATCGCGGTCAACCAGGGCTGGACGCGTGGTGCGCAGGTCGACAAGCAAGCCGGGCTTTGGACAGTTCCGGAACTCGCGAAGAACCTGGCCACGTTGCCGCTGGAGGACCCATTCGACCGGCTGGCGTCCGCACTCGGTGACGCCCTCGGCAGCCGGGGCCGCGAGGAGCTCGAGGCGATGGTCAACGCCGAGCTCGACAAGCGCTGA
- a CDS encoding TetR/AcrR family transcriptional regulator, with protein MPGEVGRRERKKQLTRRALVDAAVRLFTERGYDQTAVADIAEAADVSKRTFFLHFPTKEDVLLADAGSRVDLAVQAIEGRRPDAPMREVLADATQNMIANTADGDLPKGVAALRAQLVVTTPAVQARVLHTTFTAQTRIAAALREAYPETLDDIAAASIVGALMGAISAAAVTSLQRGEPPARTRAAMQHAAEITLDYVESLSPSTTGAHTEEHRNP; from the coding sequence ATGCCGGGCGAAGTCGGACGTCGCGAACGCAAGAAGCAACTCACCCGGCGGGCGCTGGTGGATGCGGCCGTCCGACTGTTCACGGAACGGGGCTACGACCAGACGGCCGTGGCTGACATCGCGGAAGCCGCCGACGTCAGCAAACGCACGTTTTTCCTGCACTTCCCCACCAAGGAGGACGTGCTTCTGGCCGACGCCGGCTCACGGGTCGACCTGGCTGTGCAGGCAATCGAGGGACGGCGGCCGGACGCGCCGATGCGCGAGGTGCTCGCCGACGCAACGCAGAACATGATCGCCAACACCGCTGACGGTGACCTGCCGAAGGGGGTGGCGGCCCTCCGTGCCCAGTTGGTGGTCACGACGCCCGCAGTTCAAGCGCGTGTATTGCACACAACTTTCACCGCGCAGACTCGTATCGCCGCAGCGCTGCGTGAGGCGTACCCGGAAACGCTCGACGACATCGCCGCGGCCAGCATCGTCGGCGCGCTGATGGGTGCCATCAGCGCCGCCGCCGTCACCAGCCTCCAACGCGGGGAGCCACCCGCGCGGACCCGGGCCGCGATGCAGCACGCAGCCGAGATCACCCTCGACTACGTGGAGTCGCTCAGCCCGTCCACAACCGGTGCGCACACCGAAGAACACCGAAATCCCTAG
- a CDS encoding ABC transporter ATP-binding protein has product MAARTGNLTEEVAVVRRLSRSFGGTTILDEVELAIRKGEFVALLGRSGSGKSTLLRALAGLDHGVDGAGDLFVARDVSVVFQDSRLLPWLRVLDNVALGLSGRDVNQRASAVLADVGLAGREQAWPYELSGGEQQRVALARSLVRNPALLLADEPFGALDALTRVRMHHLLQELCGKYEPGVLLVTHDVDEAVTLADRVLVLDGGAFVVDRQLDFHTPEARTYRNPEFVAHREALLAALGVGESEMALRT; this is encoded by the coding sequence ACGATTCTCGATGAGGTGGAGCTGGCCATCCGCAAGGGCGAGTTCGTCGCCCTGCTGGGGCGCAGTGGCTCGGGCAAGAGCACGCTGCTGCGTGCGTTGGCGGGGCTCGACCACGGGGTCGACGGGGCCGGCGACCTGTTCGTGGCCCGTGACGTTTCGGTGGTGTTCCAGGATTCCCGGCTGCTGCCGTGGCTACGGGTACTCGACAACGTGGCGTTGGGGCTGTCCGGCCGCGACGTCAATCAGCGAGCGAGTGCCGTGCTCGCCGACGTCGGCCTGGCCGGACGGGAACAGGCCTGGCCCTACGAACTGTCGGGTGGAGAGCAGCAGCGCGTCGCACTGGCCCGGTCGCTGGTCCGCAATCCCGCGCTGCTGCTGGCCGATGAACCCTTCGGGGCGCTCGATGCCCTCACTCGGGTGCGCATGCATCACCTGCTTCAGGAGCTGTGCGGGAAGTACGAGCCCGGGGTGCTGTTGGTGACCCACGATGTCGACGAGGCGGTGACCCTGGCCGACCGGGTGCTCGTGCTCGACGGCGGCGCCTTCGTCGTCGACCGCCAGCTGGACTTTCACACCCCGGAGGCCCGCACCTACCGCAACCCGGAATTCGTCGCCCATCGTGAGGCGCTGCTCGCCGCGCTCGGGGTGGGGGAGTCGGAAATGGCGCTGCGCACCTAG